Below is a genomic region from Salmo salar chromosome ssa11, Ssal_v3.1, whole genome shotgun sequence.
TTGTCTGAACAAACAGTTCCACTATGTGAATGAAGGAGGAAAGACCTGGGAAAAGGCTCAGCAGTACTGCAGAGAGAAGTACATTGACCTGGCCTTCATCAGCAACCAAGACGAAGTAGATGAGGTCAATCACATATCAAGAACGGATGATGTTTGGATTGGTCTGTACAGAGATCCCTCTCACCCAACAGAGTGGAAGTGGTCTGGAGGGTGGAACTCATCATTCAGGTTTTTGGGGGAAAGACCAGCCAAACAATAAACATGGCAACCAGGACTGTGTCAGTGTGCGGAAGAATAAGATGAATGATGATCAATGCACTGAACAATATACCTTCTTGTGCTTTGATCTGAACGTGGTCCTGGTGAAGGAGAACAAGACGTGGGAGGAGGCTCTGGATCACTGCAGGAAGCACTACACTGACCTCACCAGCCTGCTGTCTGAGAATGAGCAGCTCCTCGTCCAGAGAATGATTAATTCAAAGGGGGCCCAGATGGACCATGTGTGGACAGGACTGCGCTTCCTGGCCAGCGAGTGGCTGTGGGTGAACGGGGACCCCCTGGAGTACCAGGCCTGGACCGGGGGGAGGCTGCCCCACTGCCCCGCCCAACACCTCCGCTGTGGGACCctggccagagagggagagctttgGGGAACCAGGGactgtgaggagaggaggaacttCCTCTGCACAACATGAGGGACTCCTACGCCTCGATAACACCGACAGTGTCATTGCCTTTActtacaccagaagtacattcatttccaatggaaagcTTTGTTTaacttgcagcattgcgttgcagaggcagggGCAGTTGCAGTGCATTTTGTGTGGTGGATATGTTGGATTTATGGAACGTTATACATCAAATAGTATATGTTGTTTAAAATGCTGCGTACCATTTTATACAATGACACTGTAGGTATGATAGAGGCATTAGAGGAGACAGACCGGTCTATATAATACCTATGAAATAGAGCA
It encodes:
- the LOC123725097 gene encoding snaclec subunit B-like encodes the protein MQRKSSFTGLLITALCAVVSCCLNKQFHYVNEGGKTWEKAQQYCREKYIDLAFISNQDEENKTWEEALDHCRKHYTDLTSLLSENEQLLVQRMINSKGAQMDHVWTGLRFLASEWLWVNGDPLEYQAWTGGRLPHCPAQHLRCGTLAREGELWGTRDCEERRNFLCTT